One segment of Panulirus ornatus isolate Po-2019 chromosome 35, ASM3632096v1, whole genome shotgun sequence DNA contains the following:
- the LOC139760093 gene encoding uncharacterized protein produces the protein MAVVLLLQLLLLAAAANAKATGGGRSWVSSVRCFSQTQQNGENHEFNDAVVHLAAFDLDNTIESVKVTGMWIFYDHPDYNTHEAGRVFWAFGIDFKGDVPYEYRNMATSLRYAGSPFELNKETWTVYDGTSFVGDYLYGVDDAPDLSYMSNKVSSIILTGSSPWTVYDGPGFSGNRVCLMPNAHDSGSYQKLDLGIYPEPSYFMGNNRVRSLKKGCWYSKEVVGAKLEVLQQNANGAMGYIKI, from the exons ATGGCTGTAGTCCTGTTactgcagctgttgctgctggcCGCCGCTGCCAATGCCAAGG CGACTGGAGGTGGTCGCAGCTGGGTGTCTTCGGTGAGGTGCTTCTCTCAGACGCAGCAGAATGGAGAGAATCATGAGTTCAACGACGCGGTCGTTCATTTAGCCGCCTTCGACCTGGACAACACCATCGAAAGCGTCAAGGTGACTGGCAT GTGGATATTCTACGACCACCCAGACTACAACACACACGAGGCCGGGAGGGTCTTCTGGGCATTTGGCATCGACTTCAAGGGCGACGTCCCGTATGAATACAGGAACATG GCCACTTCTCTGAGGTATGCTGGCAGCCCATTCGAGTTGAACAAAGAAACATGGACGGTGTATGATGGAACGAGCTTTGTGGGCGACTATTTGTATGGTGTTGACGATGCTCCCGATCTCTCCTACATGTCCAATAAGGTGTCTTCCATCATTCTCACTGGCTCAAGTCCATGGACTGTCTATGA TGGACCGGGTTTCTCGGGAAATCGCGTTTGCCTCATGCCAAACGCTCACGACAGCGGATCCTACCAGAAGCTGGACCTGGGTATCTACCCCGAG CCAAGCTACTTCATGGGGAACAACCGCGTCAGGTCGTTGAAGAAGGGGTGCTGGTATAGCAAAGAAGTCGTGGGTGCCAAGTTAGAGGTCTTACAGCAGAACGCTAATGGCGCCATGGGCTATATCAAGATCTAG
- the LOC139760094 gene encoding sulfotransferase 1C4-like, with product MSDQEPPTTENVSAPEQEAPTVMSEQEPAKAESEVVAAEVVQEAPAPAVVSEQEPVKTESVIIATEVVQEAPMVVSEQEAPPPKIESGEHDHAAVVEETPMVTNGHDEPQATESVSAPEVPAPVMNGEKEPPAPTPTPPPMESSPKEAPPPTIMNGREPPTTETVGAAELTRMVNCGFKNYTKLVRGKPRGPLLPDAYLKFADKLYNFEFRNEDVMVMAFPKSGTTWVSEIVWALTNIDQLHLMDELGVRDRVFWLEKDAVFSNDRDISTSIEMQRFRELYPNDDPEDGVVLKLAAAEKSPRHFFTHLPPQLHNPDMLNKCKVIYVARNPKDVCFSWYNFLRNLPGEKYKEFEGEFAEFVEGFKAGYILYSPYWEHIQEAWQLRHHRNFHFIFYEDLQTDIMGEMRRLSSFLKLGLGDDQLQKVSELTSFQTMKGREDKLPIIKELQTSFFYKGQVGSWDEAATSLVDARMVAWINENLQGTDIRFTFN from the exons ATGAGTGACCAAGAACCTCCAACGACAGAGAATGTGAGCGCCCCTGAGCAAGAAGCTCCCACAGTCATGAGCGAACAAGAACCGGCAAAGGCAGAGAGCGAGGTCGTCGCAGCGGAGGTCGTCCAAGAGGCCCCTGCTCCTGCTGTCGTGAGTGAGCAGGAACCGGTGAAGACAGAGAGCGTGATCATCGCAACCGAGGTCGTCCAGGAGGCTCCTATGGTCGTGAGCGAACAAGAGGCACCACCACCAAAGATAGAGAGTGGGGAGCACGACCACGCCGCCGTCGTCGAGGAGACTCCCATGGTCACGAACGGGCACGATGAGCCACAGGCAACGGAGAGTGTGAGTGCTCCCGAGGTGCCCGCCCCGGTCATGAACGGGGAGAAGGAACCGCCGGCGCCGACGCCGACGCCGCCGCCGATGGAGAGCAGTCCTAAGGAGGCGCCGCCCCCCACGATCATGAACGGGCGCGAGCCACCGACGACAGAGACCGTGGGCGCCGCCGAGTTAACCCGCATGGTCAACTGTGGCTTTAAGAACTACACCAAACTGGTGCGCGGCAAGCCCAGAGGTCCCCTCCTCCCAGATGC GTATCTCAAATTTGCCGACAAGCTTTACAACTTCGAGTTCAGGAACGAAGACGTTATGGTGATGGCTTTCCCGAAGAGCGGCACCACTTGGGTGTCCGAGATCGTGTGGGCGTTGACAAACATCGACCAGTTGCATCTTATGGACGAGCTGGGAGTCCGCGATAGAGTTTTTTGGCTTGAAAAA GATGCCGTATTTTCAAATGACCGGGATATCTCCACAAGCATCGAGATGCAGAGGTTCAGAGAGCTGTATCCAAACGATGATCCCGAGGATGGGGTGGTCCTGAAGCTGGCAGCCGCCGAAAAGAGTCCCAGGCACTTTTTCACACATCTACCGCCACAGCTCCACAACCCAGACATGCTCAATAAGTGCAAG GTCATCTACGTCGCCCGCAACCCCAAGGACGTGTGCTTCTCGTGGTACAACTTCCTCCGCAACTTGCCTGGGGAGAAGTACAAGGAATTCGAGGGCGAATTCGCAGAGTTCGTAGAGGGGTTCAAGGCCGGGTACATCCTCTACTCCCCGTACTGGGAGCACATCCAGGAGGCCTGGCAACTGAGGCATCATCGCAACTTCCACTTCATCTTCTACGAGGACCTCCAGACAGACATCATGGGCGAGATGAGAAGGCTCAGTAGCTTCCTCAAGCTGGGCCTTGGAGACGACCAGTTACAGAA GGTATCTGAACTTACAAGCTTCCAGACCATGAAGGGTCGGGAGGACAAGCTGCCCATCATAAAGGAACTGCAGACCAGTTTCTTCTACAAAGGTCAAGTCGGCAGCTGGGACGAAGCTGCTACTTCTCTCGTGGACGCTCGGATGGTTGCTTGGATCAACGAGAACTTACAAGGGACGGACATCAGGTTCACGTTCAACTGA